One Pan paniscus chromosome 16, NHGRI_mPanPan1-v2.0_pri, whole genome shotgun sequence DNA segment encodes these proteins:
- the IDH2 gene encoding isocitrate dehydrogenase [NADP], mitochondrial isoform X2, which produces MNADKRIKVAKPVVEMDGDEMTRIIWQFIKEKLILPHVDIQLKYFDLGLPNRDQTDDQVTIDSALATQKYSVAVKCATITPDEARVEEFKLKKMWKSPNGTIRNILGGTVFREPIICKNIPRLVPGWTKPITIGRHAHGDQYKATDFVADRAGTFKMVFTPKDGSGVKEWEVYNFPAGGVGMGMYNTDESISGFAHSCFQYAIQKKWPLYMSTKNTILKAYDGRFKDIFQEIFDKHYKTDFDKNKIWYEHRLIDDMVAQVLKSSGGFVWACKNYDGDVQSDILAQGFGSLGLMTSVLVCPDGKTIEAEAAHGTVTRHYREHQKGRPTSTNPIASIFAWTRGLEHRGKLDGNQDLIRFAQTLEKVCVETVESGAMTKDLAGCIHGLSNVKLNEHFLNTTDFLDTIKSNLDRALGRQ; this is translated from the exons ATGA ATGCCGACAAAAGGATCAAGGTGGCGAAGCCCGTggtggagatggatggtgatgagATGACCCGTATTATCTGGCAGTTCATCAAGGAGAAG CTCATCCTGCCCCACGTGGACATCCAGCTAAAGTATTTTGACCTCGGGCTCCCAAACCGTGACCAGACTGATGACCAGGTCACCATtgactctgcactggccacccagaaGTACAGTGTGGCTGTCAAGTGTGCCACCATCACCCCTGATGAGGCCCGTGTGGAAG AGTTCAAGCTGAAGAAGATGTGGAAAAGTCCCAATGGAACTATCCGGAACATCCTGGGGGGGACTGTCTTCCGGGAGCCCATCATCTGCAAAAACATCCCACGCCTAGTCCCTGGCTGGACCAAGCCCATCACCATTGGCAGGCACGCCCATGGCGACCAG TACAAGGCCACAGACTTTGTGGCAGACCGGGCCGGCACTTTCAAAATGGTCTTCACCCCAAAAGATGGCAGCGGTGTCAAGGAGTGGGAAGTGTACAACTTCCCCGCAGGCGGCGTGGGCATGGGCATGTACAACACCGACGAG TCCATCTCAGGTTTTGCGCACAGCTGCTTCCAGTATGCCATCCAGAAGAAATGGCCGCTATACATGAGCACCAAGAACACCATACTGAAAGCTTACGATGGGCGTTTCAAGGACATCTTCCAGGAGATCTTTGACAA GCACTATAAGACCGACTTCGACAAGAATAAGATCTGGTATGAGCACCGGCTCATTGATGACATGGTGGCTCAGGTCCTCAAGTCTTCGGGTGGCTTTGTGTGGGCCTGCAAGAACTATGACGGAGATGTGCAGTCAGACATCCTGGCCCAGG GCTTTGGCTCCCTTGGCCTGATGACATCCGTCCTGGTCTGCCCTGATGGGAAGACGATTGAGGCTGAGGCCGCTCATGGGACCGTCACCCGCCACTATCGGGAACACCAGAAG GGCCGGCCCACCAGCACCAACCCCATCGCCAGCATCTTTGCCTGGACACGTGGCCTGGAGCACCGGGGGAAGCTGGATGGGAACCAAGACCTCATCAG GTTTGCCCAGACGCTGGAGAAGGTGTGCGTGGAGACGGTGGAGAGTGGAGCCATGACCAAGGACCTGGCGGGCTGCATTCACGGCCTCAGCAA TGTGAAGCTGAACGAGCACTTCCTGAACACCACGGACTTCCTCGACACCATCAAGAGCAACCTGGACAGAGCCCTGGGCAGGCAGTAG
- the IDH2 gene encoding isocitrate dehydrogenase [NADP], mitochondrial isoform X1: protein MAGYLRVVRSLCRASGSRPAWAPAALTAPTAPTSQEQPRRHYADKRIKVAKPVVEMDGDEMTRIIWQFIKEKLILPHVDIQLKYFDLGLPNRDQTDDQVTIDSALATQKYSVAVKCATITPDEARVEEFKLKKMWKSPNGTIRNILGGTVFREPIICKNIPRLVPGWTKPITIGRHAHGDQYKATDFVADRAGTFKMVFTPKDGSGVKEWEVYNFPAGGVGMGMYNTDESISGFAHSCFQYAIQKKWPLYMSTKNTILKAYDGRFKDIFQEIFDKHYKTDFDKNKIWYEHRLIDDMVAQVLKSSGGFVWACKNYDGDVQSDILAQGFGSLGLMTSVLVCPDGKTIEAEAAHGTVTRHYREHQKGRPTSTNPIASIFAWTRGLEHRGKLDGNQDLIRFAQTLEKVCVETVESGAMTKDLAGCIHGLSNVKLNEHFLNTTDFLDTIKSNLDRALGRQ, encoded by the exons ATGGCCGGCTACCTGCGGGTCGTGCGCTCGCTCTGCAGAGCCTCAGGCTCGCGGCCGGCCTGGGCGCCGGCGGCCCTGACAGCCCCGACAGCCCCCACCTCGCAAGAGCAGCCGCGGCGCCACT ATGCCGACAAAAGGATCAAGGTGGCGAAGCCCGTggtggagatggatggtgatgagATGACCCGTATTATCTGGCAGTTCATCAAGGAGAAG CTCATCCTGCCCCACGTGGACATCCAGCTAAAGTATTTTGACCTCGGGCTCCCAAACCGTGACCAGACTGATGACCAGGTCACCATtgactctgcactggccacccagaaGTACAGTGTGGCTGTCAAGTGTGCCACCATCACCCCTGATGAGGCCCGTGTGGAAG AGTTCAAGCTGAAGAAGATGTGGAAAAGTCCCAATGGAACTATCCGGAACATCCTGGGGGGGACTGTCTTCCGGGAGCCCATCATCTGCAAAAACATCCCACGCCTAGTCCCTGGCTGGACCAAGCCCATCACCATTGGCAGGCACGCCCATGGCGACCAG TACAAGGCCACAGACTTTGTGGCAGACCGGGCCGGCACTTTCAAAATGGTCTTCACCCCAAAAGATGGCAGCGGTGTCAAGGAGTGGGAAGTGTACAACTTCCCCGCAGGCGGCGTGGGCATGGGCATGTACAACACCGACGAG TCCATCTCAGGTTTTGCGCACAGCTGCTTCCAGTATGCCATCCAGAAGAAATGGCCGCTATACATGAGCACCAAGAACACCATACTGAAAGCTTACGATGGGCGTTTCAAGGACATCTTCCAGGAGATCTTTGACAA GCACTATAAGACCGACTTCGACAAGAATAAGATCTGGTATGAGCACCGGCTCATTGATGACATGGTGGCTCAGGTCCTCAAGTCTTCGGGTGGCTTTGTGTGGGCCTGCAAGAACTATGACGGAGATGTGCAGTCAGACATCCTGGCCCAGG GCTTTGGCTCCCTTGGCCTGATGACATCCGTCCTGGTCTGCCCTGATGGGAAGACGATTGAGGCTGAGGCCGCTCATGGGACCGTCACCCGCCACTATCGGGAACACCAGAAG GGCCGGCCCACCAGCACCAACCCCATCGCCAGCATCTTTGCCTGGACACGTGGCCTGGAGCACCGGGGGAAGCTGGATGGGAACCAAGACCTCATCAG GTTTGCCCAGACGCTGGAGAAGGTGTGCGTGGAGACGGTGGAGAGTGGAGCCATGACCAAGGACCTGGCGGGCTGCATTCACGGCCTCAGCAA TGTGAAGCTGAACGAGCACTTCCTGAACACCACGGACTTCCTCGACACCATCAAGAGCAACCTGGACAGAGCCCTGGGCAGGCAGTAG